From Parasphaerochaeta coccoides DSM 17374, a single genomic window includes:
- a CDS encoding extracellular solute-binding protein yields the protein MKKHAVVFLFLFLTVGLLFGTGRKETLPEDSGLVIVKAARPIPDNVTFPTGDSLESNIWTRLYEEELGIRLKYVWMVPVAQYNQKLNISITSGDLPDIFQVNAMQLKQLVEDGQLANLTDVYNGVAADYTKDVMTQDGGNALLSATFDGKLMAIPKIGSGIGNSNVLWIRTDWLDALGLDSPETIFDVMDIARAFTKQDPDRNGKNDTFGLAVNKDLWGMFGSLEGFFNGFDAYPNIWIESTDGQLASGNIQPGMKKALEAIQQLYKEGCIDPEFGVKDSFKVSEDVNRGKIGMMYGYFWNMGWLTDAKNANPGMEWQAYAIPGTGDSPVLVQVPFAVTTYYVVAATYQHPETLIKMLDLQLEKTYGKTAEPDKYNVDEAGNPIFEYPLIYCEPPMKNLDAQTAVTEALEKNTSSTLNAEETGYYKQILSYRRGDKENWASCWATEMMYGPKGSLAVLNDYVKNGKISDDRYFGPATATMTMADSILDQTQLQVFTEIIKGGDISKFDQYARDWNSLGGLSITKEVNEWNVR from the coding sequence ATGAAGAAGCACGCCGTTGTCTTTTTATTTCTTTTTCTTACCGTAGGGTTGCTGTTCGGGACTGGCCGAAAAGAAACACTGCCGGAAGATTCCGGCTTGGTCATTGTCAAGGCAGCCCGTCCTATTCCAGACAACGTGACGTTTCCTACAGGGGATTCGCTGGAAAGCAATATCTGGACCCGTCTTTATGAAGAGGAACTTGGCATACGACTGAAGTACGTATGGATGGTTCCCGTAGCGCAATACAACCAGAAGCTCAATATCTCGATCACTTCCGGAGACTTGCCTGATATTTTCCAAGTTAATGCCATGCAGCTGAAACAACTGGTTGAAGACGGACAGTTGGCAAACCTGACGGATGTATACAACGGTGTCGCCGCGGATTATACAAAGGATGTCATGACGCAAGACGGAGGGAATGCGCTGTTGTCCGCAACCTTTGACGGAAAACTTATGGCCATACCGAAGATTGGCAGCGGGATTGGAAATTCTAATGTGCTATGGATTCGGACTGACTGGTTGGACGCTCTTGGACTTGATTCTCCTGAAACCATTTTTGACGTAATGGACATAGCACGGGCATTTACCAAGCAGGATCCTGACAGAAATGGGAAAAATGATACTTTCGGCCTTGCTGTGAATAAAGACCTGTGGGGGATGTTCGGTTCGTTGGAGGGATTTTTCAATGGGTTTGACGCATATCCCAATATTTGGATTGAGTCTACGGACGGACAGTTGGCTAGCGGCAACATCCAACCTGGGATGAAGAAGGCCTTGGAAGCCATACAGCAACTTTATAAGGAAGGATGTATCGATCCTGAATTTGGGGTAAAGGACAGCTTCAAGGTCAGCGAAGATGTGAACAGGGGAAAGATTGGCATGATGTATGGCTACTTCTGGAACATGGGGTGGCTGACGGATGCAAAAAACGCAAACCCTGGCATGGAATGGCAGGCATATGCAATCCCAGGTACTGGGGACTCTCCTGTTTTGGTTCAGGTCCCATTTGCAGTTACTACATATTACGTCGTGGCAGCTACGTATCAACATCCTGAGACCTTGATCAAGATGCTTGATCTTCAGCTTGAAAAAACCTATGGAAAGACCGCAGAACCGGACAAGTATAATGTCGATGAAGCCGGTAATCCTATTTTTGAATATCCTTTGATTTATTGTGAACCGCCAATGAAGAATTTGGATGCGCAGACAGCAGTCACCGAGGCACTGGAGAAGAACACGTCGTCCACCTTGAATGCAGAAGAAACAGGATATTACAAACAGATTCTTTCATACCGCCGAGGGGACAAGGAAAATTGGGCGTCTTGCTGGGCTACGGAAATGATGTATGGTCCAAAGGGCTCCCTTGCAGTTCTTAACGACTATGTGAAAAATGGAAAAATTTCCGATGACCGTTATTTCGGTCCTGCTACCGCAACCATGACCATGGCTGATTCCATCTTGGA